In Rhinolophus sinicus isolate RSC01 linkage group LG17, ASM3656204v1, whole genome shotgun sequence, one DNA window encodes the following:
- the FMOD gene encoding fibromodulin, with product MQWASVLLLAGLCSLSQAQYDEDPHWWFHYLRSQQSTYYDPYEPYPYEPYEPYPYGVEEGPAYAYGSPPPPDPRDCPQECDCPPNFPTAMYCDNRNLKYLPFVPSRMKYVYFQNNQISSIQEGVFDNATGLLWIALHGNQITSDKVGRKVFSKLRHLERLYLDHNNLTRMPGPLPRSLRELHLDHNQISRIPNNALEGLENLTALYLQHNEIQEVGSAMRGLRSLILLDLSYNHLRRVPDGLPSALEQLYLEHNNVYSVPDSYFRGSPKLLYVRLSHNSLTNNGLASNTFNSSSLLELDLSYNQLQKIPPVNTNLENLYLQGNRINEFSISSFCTVVDLMNFSKLQVLRLDGNEIQRSAMPVDAPLCLRLASLIEI from the exons ATGCAGTGGGCCTCCGTCCTGCTGCTGGCAGGGCTCTGCTCCCTCTCTCAGGCCCAGTACGACGAAGATCCCCATTGGTGGTTCCACTACCTCCGCAGCCAGCAGTCCACCTACTATGATCCTTATGAACCTTACCCTTATGAGCCCTATGAGCCTTACCCCTACGGTGTGGAGGAAGGTCCAGCCTATGCCTATGGCTCTCCACCACCACCAGATCCCCGAGACTGCCCCCAAGAGTGCGACTGCCCACCCAACTTCCCCACGGCCATGTACTGTGACAACCGCAACCTCAAGTACCTGCCCTTCGTCCCCTCCCGCATGAAGTATGTCTACTTCCAGAACAACCAGATCTCCTCCATCCAGGAAGGCGTCTTCGACAATGCCACTGGGCTGCTCTGGATTGCTCTCCATGGCAACCAGATCACCAGTGATAAAGTGGGCAGGAAGGTTTTCTCTAAGCTGAGACACCTGGAGAGGCTGTACCTGGACCACAACAACCTGACCCGGATGCCCGGCCCGCTGCCTCGATCCCTGAGGGAGCTCCATCTTGATCACAACCAGATCTCACGGATCCCCAACAACGCTCTGGAGGGGCTGGAGAACCTCACAGCCTTGTACCTCCAACACAACGAGATCCAGGAAGTGGGCAGTGCGATGAGGGGCCTCCGGTCATTGATCTTGCTGGACCTGAGTTACAACCACCTTCGGAGGGTGCCTGATGGACTGCCCTCAGCCCTTGAGCAGCTGTACCTGGAGCACAACAACGTCTACTCCGTCCCTGACAGCTACTTCCGGGGGTCACCCAAGCTGCTGTATGTGCGGCTGTCCCACAATAGTCTCACCAACAATGGCCTGGCCTCCAACACCTTCAATTCCAGCAGCCTCCTTGAGCTGGACCTCTCCTACAACCAGCTGCAGAAGATCCCCCCAGTCAACACCAATCTGGAGAACCTCTACCTCCAAGGCAATAGGATCAATG AGTTTTCCATCAGCAGCTTCTGTACCGTGGTGGACCTCATGAACTTCTCCAAGCTGCAGGTGCTGCGTCTGGACGGGAACGAGATTCAGCGCAGCGCGATGCCTGTGGACGCACCGCTCTGCCTGCGCCTGGCCAGCCTCATTGAGATCTGA